The DNA region TAGATTTGGTTTGACATTTACAAAATCTAACTCAAGATCACCCGCTAGCTAGCAGCAGAAAGTTTCATcccttaaatattttttttgtcttatcaTCTCACAAAACAAtccttaattattatttttatatatccatcctaaaaaaaatttttaatgCTACAAATTGAGTTAGTGCGAAATTTATAGCATTGATAGCATTTTTAATGGAATACTTTGtgattaattaaatttgaaatatcttCTGATTGATTTTAAGAAGTAAACCTATCAACTGTTAGAACTCGCGCGTCATGTTAATCACTTGGAACGAAACCTAAATCCAGATTGATCAATTAACCATAACTTAGTTTCTAATGGAAATGAATTTGGAAATCGAATTCATGACTAATACTTAAATGGGTAGCCAACTAGTATCTAAGATTGGGTGTTAAATGGTTTGAGTGATCCCAACAGGTGCTGCCACTTACATTTTGGATAGGGCAGTTGCCCCttataatatttgtaaatttgtGTAATTGTTTGTCAATTTTTAGTATTGTCCCTGttgaattattaaattattactgtaatatgtaattttatattcaggattaaaacaatttttagaTCCACCACTGGTGATCCCCATCCAAGACATAACGAATTTGACATAGCAGATTGGACTGCGAACTAAAGCAGATTGGACTGCGTTGTCATTGGCCGGTccaaaaaactttaaaatttaagtcaaaactagattttgacccgtccttcaaagggcgggtatattttttgttttaatttttttttgaaaaattatttgtttgtatttgatttattttataatcatatttatgtttgttactaatttaatttgatataatagtcttttaaataaatgaaatatatagatGGATCCAATATGTCACATTTATTGGGTTTTTAACCAAAgatttaaacataagtaattttatgttaaatttagataCTTTGTTCatgtattacaaaatttatatgtgatttgttctttttttattttttatttgaaatttatatattttagtttatagaattttatatgatttaaacgGATAGTCAAACCCaaactaaaacccataaaatatgaattgaaacaaaaatttgaattctGAATAGACTTAAACCAAaatctcatcatataattaaacttcttaatttattaataataaatattacaatatcaaaaacttaaatatttgtgttcaaatattaataacataaacaatTTTTCGACCCACACTTGAAAGcaccatatattttatgatgtaaaatttcattaataattttacaaaaattatgtaaattcgTAAAGATTTTGTCTATTTTGAAACAGGAAAATTCGGATATGTTTTCAAATCTATAGATCTAGTGATTCAATATGTATTCCGGTTTGGATTTCAAGAGATATTCATcaactaaaattttgataaaacccACAAAAACTGTTAAAACCAGAGGGTGCATGTTGAACCTATAGGTGATtgatataattcaattttatttaaattgttattttttataaatttaaaatttaatttcaatgttttaattagatatttagataattattaattgataaaagtcATGTCCAACATAAGTATTTTTATCTCCTATTGGTATAGGTAAACatatgaacatgacctattgaccTATACCAAACATAACAAAACTTATACCCGCGGatcttaaaacatgaacatgacctattgatataggtgtggtcaaactatttaataaaatagattaaaaactattaactatttagaagaaatattatacaaaaaaacacagatacaattaaaacacacaaatataatttttttttaaaatataaaacaaaaaatatatccgcccttttaagagcggatcaaaatctagttgtattTGAATTATATAGCGTAACTCTAATTTGTtgtagaatatttttaaattatattttatgtgaaatgaaatataaataatttaaattttaaaaaaatttaaattttttaaaaattactttttaatactgatatatttataaactatattattaaattagaaaaatgacCTATTAATAGTCcagctattttataaaattattaaaactttttactaatcagttaagaaaaatattctacacaaatatgattaaaaagatacaaatataaaaattgaatttctagaaaatgtaaaacaaaaaatatactcacTCTTTGAAATGTTGATCAGAAtctaaattgtattatattatcttaattaAACCACAGTTCAtttccattaatttttatagtggatataatatttattaatgtaaagtatcaatattattgtttccaaattatataatttttatttattaaactacgTAAGGTTGTCCACAGTTTGTAATAAGTAGTGAACCACtaatattttggaattaaaGGGTGACTTTACAAAATATGCATACATCTTAGAAgcattacaaaattattttatgaataataataattattggAACTGAATTTATTCTGATGgatcccaaaagaaaaaaataaccgcATATTACGTGGAAGTTACAGATTTAGGTAACCAACGTggaagttacaatttttttaataaaggtaattacataatatatatagataattatttagatgcattatattttatgttggacacaacctttaatcaattggatatgttgaaaaattaatagaatagattactTTCAAAGAAGTTTTAGTCCGCAGATGCTTTTATcgatttttctttgttcttcatCGATGAAGTTTGACTCTCTTTTACAAAACACTTAAGTTTTTAGTATGAAGTTTGATTTGTGTgatacaattattattttataaattacttttaaaaaataaaatttttggaACACAATCTATTGTCACACACAACACGAAGATCATAAATAATCAACACAGTACTAACAATAATCATCGTTCattacagaaaaataaaacaacaaaatgCCTAGTATATTTACATGTGTGTGTATCCTCATGAGTCATGTTCATATACCCGTTACATTCTAAACGTCTGACGTTGGAGGCAAGATCTCTAGCGGCACACCTGCTATGGGCTCCAACACTTGAGCTTTTGGAAGCTCTCTTGATAACAATTCCTGCATCCACAAACCCACACAACAAAGCCACTATAACCAACCATTGATCTTAGTTAAAAGCAAAAATACTGATTCTGTTTTGCAGTTTTCTTTGGGTTAAGAGAGAGCTTCACCTTAAATGATTCTATCGTTCcttctttctttataatacCTGCTAAAATCCCCTTTGCATCAAGATCGCCATTTTGCATCGGCACAACAAACCTACAGTCCAAAGTAATGCAAAGAGTGCTTATTTACATTTTCTCGAGGCTACATGgaagaacaaaagagagagagagagagagagagagatgactGTTTTACTTGGCTTTTAAGATTTTGGCTAGCTGGACAGCGTCTTCTTGGCCAGAAACCAGAGTAAATTGTGGGAGAAGTTGTTTGATGACCGGTGTGATTACAATGTCGGCTCTTTCATTCTTCAGAAGTTCCATGTTGCATACACAGTGCGGTTCGTAGTAGAGAGATATCTGATCTTCAGGTGATACAAGAAGATACCTGAGGACAAAAGAGAAGCATAAATCAATAACCACAACGAGGTTGGTGGTAGCTTGATGagagttatttaaaaaaaaatttacccgtTCTCAGGGCGTTGCCATGGTGGACCGAGGACAGGTCCTGCTGTGGCTTTAACTCGAACTTTAGAACCGTTTCTTGCATTTAGCTCGTAGGTCTCTCCAGGTTCCAGATAAGTTACATTTCTGAAAAGAGGATCAAGCAAAGGCTTTGCATTTGGAGTTGCGATAACCTTTACGTCTGGAGATTTCTCGGAAAGCGGCCTGAGGGTATTTAGATGGCAATGGTCATCAAGGCTTTGAGTGATGAGCAAGCAATCAACTTCAGGGAGATCATCAAGCTGcattaaatatacaaaaagtCTTAGAAACTTAATGCAAAACAGATTCAATGAAAAATATGAATAGAGAACAAGTGTTACCTTGAAGCGTTTCAAAAATCTCTTGGCAGCATCATAGAGCCATGGGATTCCAAAATCCAAATTACCCACGAGAATGGGATCAACCAAGATTTTCAATCCACCTGTTTCCCATAGCCAGCTATTTCCCTTAAATCCAGTTTACAAAAAGACATATATCAGTATATGCTTACGGAATTAAATGTTGAAGAAAGAGCTCTAAGAACCAACCATCCATATGAAGACAAACCCTTTACCTCAAAGTATGTTAGCTTGAGTGCATCTGTCCCGGAGCCACTAACTCCAGTAGCTCTGTCCTCTGACAGAAGAGAAGATACCACAGAGAGAGACCGGGAAACATGCTGAAAGGGCTTGAAGCGGATGGAGAGGGAGGTGGAAGGGGTGTGAGGAGCGGGTGAGGATAGCGGAAACGAGGATGATGCAGGCCGGACTCTTGTTTTGGTGTTGATGATACTTAGAGGAAGAGGATTGGCGTGAAGTGGCATCGTGCCACCTGACATCACCATAGCCATTGGTTCTTGTTTTGCCACCTGTCAATATACTCTGAGCAAATTAATAAGTTTTTCTTCAGTTGAGTaaaaagaaggaagaaagaaaagagaatcaCTTTTTGTAGGAAGCTCAGTTACACAGTGTTTCTAAAATCATAGAAAGTCTTCAACCTTTTTTACCAAAATCCTTTTGGTCATTAAGACACAAGGCTTTGAAGCATCTAACTTTAATAGCGCTAAAGCATCTAACTTTCTTCAAGTTAACCAAATGTGTCTTTATGAATAACAATACTACAAGAGTTTTCGacaaatttaaaacatttgatCATAGGAGGAacttggaatcatctggacgcattgtaattttatttatgaattcCAGAAAAAAAGTAGAGATCAGAGGTACGAAACAAAAAGGGATGTTTTACGACAAGTAATTAGAAACAgaggaaagagaaagaagaggaagaaaccTGATTTAGAGTTGAAGAGAGTAGTGCTTGGTGAGAAAGGCAGTCTTCatgtctctcttcctctctcgaGTGAATGGCTCTCAAGTCCCCACCCCAACACACAAATAATCCCTGAAAGAAATTGGTGGTTAAGAGTAACTTTCACGACAAACGCTGCGTTTAGAGATTACCGGTCGTTCTGTCCTTGACCGACCCCCGGTTTActcgaaccaaaaaaaaaaaaaaatcaaacctcAATTTTAACTTAGATTACGGACGCgccaaatcaaataaaattagaaGCTGCAGGTTCAGCTCACAATCACATGGTCCATGTGACATGGAACATAGCCTCGCATTTGATAGATGGAGCAACAGTAATATATGGTTCCGGTTACTAGCACAAAACTATATTCTTGAGGAGTCCATCATTTTAGCCGATTTCGAGACTATTTTCTTTCCTAAATAATCGCAATCttctaacaaaaatatttgaaacaacTCACCATTGAATCGAATTAGATAAACATTCATACATATACCCATAATTTGGTTCTATATAAACTGAGCTAGTAGTAAGGTTTAAACAACTTCAGTGAAATGAGCTAGTAGTAAGGTTCTATACAATAATTTCACAATCTTTGCCTCTTTCAGGCAACGtgcatagtttttctttttttttatattaacgTGACGAGGAAGAAAACTCAATTGTGGAGTTTAGAATCATTGATTCAGAGCGCAATGGATAGAGATCATAACCAGAAACAGAGGATTCCGTGTTCGTTGCCGTTTGATCGGTGAAAACAGACGTGCTCAAGCTACCATCCGTATCAACAACGTCCCTCAGCTTTGACAAGCTCCAGTTATGTCCATATAAACCAGGATCTGATAAAACCTCTGTTATCTCTATCTCCCCGCTGAGCATTTGTACCACCTCTGACATGGTTGGTCTTAAGGATGGAGATGAGATTGTGCAAGCGAGAGCAACTTTGATCATCCTTACTGCTTCTTTGCTGTTGAAGTTACCTTCGAGCGCTGGATCTACCATCTCCGTTATCTCCCCTGCCTGTTGCAGCGTCAATGCCTGAGATTCAGATGTACAAAGTGGTTTAAGTAAGTAAATGTGTATGAATGGTTACTTGTAGGTATCAAATGATAAAACAATCTCCAGAGTTTTACCCAATTGATAAGAGAGACGTGATCAGCACTTCCCTTGTGTTTAGTATTGCTCTTCCCACTAGCAATTTCCATTGCCACAACCCCGAAGCTATACACGTCTGCTTTCTCTGACAGCTGACCCCATAATGCATACTCTGGAGCCATATATCCACTGCATTATAAGTACAACCAAGAGTGAGCTATATACACTGTGAATTTTGTGCTAAAATCTACGCTTACATGGTTCctgaaattttggtgctaaTGTGAgtgtgttcttcttcttctccatggaGCCTAGCCAATCCAAAGTCAGATATCTTTGCATTTAGGTCAGCGTCTAGAAGCACATTTGTGGTTTTTATGTCACGGTGAACCATTCTGATCATCGATCCTTCATGCAGGAATTCAAGCCCTCTTGCGATTCCCACACAGATTTTTTGTCTCGCTTCCCAGTCCAGGTTCAAAGAACTCTTTCCTGGAAATGAATTTGTGACCGAAGATAAATGACATGAGGTAACATAAGTGTACATTTGATTTAGACTCAAAAACATAATTCTAATGAAATTATTAATGAGTTTTATTTACCATGCAGCATAAGAGCAAGGGAGTTGTTTTCCATGTATTCATACACGAGCAGCAGTTGATCCTTTTCGACACAGCATCCATAAAGCTTGACAAGGTTTGGATGATTCAGACCAGAGATCATCCCTATCTCATTCACGAATTCTCTGTTTCCTTGGCATGACTTGGAAGAGAGCTGCTTGACTGCTATTATAGTTCCATCTGACAGCTCTCCCTGCAATATGTTTTTCATATCAGAAACCAACAAAAAACGGCCATAATTGAGAAGAACGTGGCATCTGTGTTTTAGTATACTTTGAATACTGATCCGAAACCTCCTTCTCCAAGTTTGTTGGATTGATCAAAATAGTTTGTTGCAGCTTGAAGTTGCTTCCATGTAAAGCAAACCGTTGGAAGACCCTTGGCTCTCAGTTCTACGTGGTCAAGTTCCAAACAGAAAATCATTACTAATGGCTTAAATAACAGTCATGTGCCAGAAATATTTCTACACTGTGAACTCTGATACCTAGTTCTCTTGTATTCTTGTCTCTTGTGCATCTTCTCTGAGCATATACTCCTAAAGCCAAGAGAATAACTGTTACCAAGGCACCCACTGCCCCCAAAATTAGGGGATAATTAATGCGACCTTTTATTTTCTCAGCTGTAAAGGAGACAAAAGAAGTGTAAAACAACATATGCACCAAGCTAATGAAAATAATGCCAACAAAGTAGTTTCTTTGTATTTAGACCTCCACATTGTGGCTCCATACCTAACATTTTAAAAGATGAACCAATGTCAACAAGATGAGTGCAATCATTTGAAGCTATGGCCCCACTTGAGAGGTAAGAAAGCAACATGATGAAGATTACTTACTATTGTGACACAAGGAGATTGCAGAGATAAGAGGACCATAATTTCCTCTTTTGGGTATGAGCGTTGTCCCTTTCCCAGCCCAATATAGCTGAATCTCTAACAAATGATCAGTCACGTTAACAGCTTTCAGTTCTTTCACAACAGGCGTCAGACTCCCTTTAGCCTCCTCTCTAATGttaaaattccttaaaaataatttcccCTAATAAGAGaggaa from Raphanus sativus cultivar WK10039 chromosome 8, ASM80110v3, whole genome shotgun sequence includes:
- the LOC108821039 gene encoding uncharacterized protein LOC108821039; the encoded protein is MAMVMSGGTMPLHANPLPLSIINTKTRVRPASSSFPLSSPAPHTPSTSLSIRFKPFQHVSRSLSVVSSLLSEDRATGVSGSGTDALKLTYFEGNSWLWETGGLKILVDPILVGNLDFGIPWLYDAAKRFLKRFKLDDLPEVDCLLITQSLDDHCHLNTLRPLSEKSPDVKVIATPNAKPLLDPLFRNVTYLEPGETYELNARNGSKVRVKATAGPVLGPPWQRPENGYLLVSPEDQISLYYEPHCVCNMELLKNERADIVITPVIKQLLPQFTLVSGQEDAVQLAKILKAKFVVPMQNGDLDAKGILAGIIKKEGTIESFKELLSRELPKAQVLEPIAGVPLEILPPTSDV